Sequence from the Uloborus diversus isolate 005 chromosome 8, Udiv.v.3.1, whole genome shotgun sequence genome:
AAACAACCGCTAATAAATTTCCTTCTGGGAATCGCTCTTTGTCGTTAAAGAAATTAATGCTTTGAGTAGTTTACTTTGGGGCATCAAAAGTTAAAACGTGTAACGGTTTAAATTATTCCTTAAGTGAAGTTATTCTAATCCAGTTTGGATCGTGGGAGCACAAAAGCCTTTTAATGCTTAAAGATCAGAATTCCAGAAACTTGTAAAGAAGTCAACGggctataaaattttaaatcttgatAAAGTTTCGTTTTAGCTTTAAAGCTAAAACGAATATTCTTAGTTGAACTAGGAAACAGAAGGTTTCTGGCATGGAATTGGCTTAGGTGTCAAATATTGCTATCTTATGTAcggcaataaaatatttttagatagcAAGTCGCTttcatatatttaaatattttcaacagtAGATTATCGATTATCCGGAATTACATTGTATGGATTGTGGATTatccgtaccccccccccccccgacacaaaaAATGAATGGAATATTCGCGGGAAAAGCGTgaaagtctggtatcataatctaaatctgaaagtcccttactagtctagttacacttctttgaaccctttccaatacagaaatatctttcttcagataagtcGACCTAAACTAAGCAGCATACTCTAAATGAGATCTTACTGAACTCCTacataaaggcagaagaactttcttagatttgtttgaaataaatcttttgaaaaaaaccaagcattctgttggctaactacttgcaatgctgcactgttgaccaaacctgaagtcctgatttattaagataccctgatccataacattttctgcctgactaatggcTGAACCTTGTAAACTATATTTCggacgcttatttccatgacctaagtgtagcattTGACTTTTCCTACATTAACTGTCACACCCCACTTATCCGCcgacttagtaatatgatctagaaTAGTAATATAATCTTGTTCATTTTCTACAATCTCCGAAGCTTTTACATCtgtggaaaaacttttatgtttttttaaaatggcaacagtattaGCCAAGCAGTTTGGTGTATATATACCCAGTGAATTCATGTGTAAGTGCTTCTGTTAAttctgttatgattttaatttatgttcgttcatttagttcataatttttcttcaataaaatgttttaagttaattGGTTTCATGTATCTGTTATAACCGCGTGGCAGAAGAGAGTTTGAAGTTGTTTCGCGACATCATTTTTGGTGCATCAGGCCGCGAAGTCGTGAAAGGTGGAAATTGTGAGAGTTGTGTTTGAAGTTGCTTGTGGAAGTTGTTGGAAATTTTGTGGCACGTGCAAAGGTTGTGAGtggtttttcatttctattttgactGAAGTTTGTGTTATTTCTACTGTGTTGTTGTGAACTGAACTGTTGTTGAATAGTAGGAAATTTAAATCGTGAATTGAGAATTATAGAAATTGTGCTTTTATATACGTTAGTTGGTAattgaagtaaataaatattgaaatggcagatattgaaaagttaaaagttaaaagaGCAGCTATTAGAATGACGACaactaaactaattaaaaaaatagatgacTTTTTGGTGAAGATTGAAACTTGCAGCGAGGATAATGATACTAAGTCGAGTATTTTGAAAGAGTTTCATGAGCAATtacttgagaaagaaaaaagtctgaaatttgtGAATTTTGATATTGAAGCGTATTTACCGCTAGATGAAATTGAAAAGGATTGTACTACTTCCGAAGAATATTCGGAAAATATAGTACTTTGGAAgcaacgaataaaaaataaaatagaactatTAGAGACTAAAACTAACAATTCCAGTTCAGTTAATTCCTCAGAATTAAATGTTCAGAATGTTAGGACTGTAAAATTGCCTCGATTAAACATTAAACCTAACTATGGGGATCCAGTGGGATATTTGGAGTTTATGAATCAGTTTAATAATGCAAttgataaaaatacaaatttaagcaaaattgacaagtttaattatttaaagacatttttgggaggtgctGCAGCAAATTGCATTAAAGGTTTTACTTTATCAGAAGAAAATTACGATTCGGCTATTGAATTACTAAAAAAGCGTTTTGGTAATACACATACTTTGATTCAGTTACAcatgaataatttattgaaaattcctGCTGTGTATAATTCAAGGGATTTAAATAAGTTGcgaattttttttgataaagtggAGGTTCAAATTAGGAATTTGAAAAGTTTAGGCATTGAAATAGATTCATACTGTAATTTGTTAACACCAATCATACTTGATCGTGCTCCTAGAGATCTTGTTTTGGAATTCAATAGAAAATATTCGGAAGGGTATAAATTTCAGGACGTTCTTACTTTCTTAGAAAGTGAAATTCAATCGCGTGAACGTGCATTACTTGTGCAATTAAGGTCGGAATCGTTTAAATCTGGTTCAGAAAATTCTTATAAGAATGATCGTAAAAATGGGTCAAGTAACAGTAAGAGTTATAAAAACTATGCTGCAACAGCAAACTATGTGGCTAGTACAAAAAAGCATTGTGTATTTTGTAATAGTCCAGATCATGAGTTTTGCGAGTATAAAACTATCGAAGATcgtagaaataagttaaaaaatgaaaaccgttgctttaaatgtttttcgaaaaatcattaTAGTCGCATGTGCAGGTTAAAAgttgaatgcaaattttgtaaaagtaaatttcacaGTTACGTTTTATGTGAAAATGCTAAGAATAAACCTTTAAGTAATGACAAAGTTAATGAACAAAATAACTCTGTTGTGACGCAATGTAATTCGTCggctttaaaatcaaatattttattgcttacatGTTCAGTGATTGCAAGTGCAGGTAAAGATTCAAATTCTGTAGAAATTGCTCGAGTACTTTTAGATAACGGTTCTGAAAGATCTTGGATCACAAAATCTTTAGCaagttgtttaaaattaaatatagttGGAAGGGAAAGGCTTTCAGTTTATTCTTTCGGTTCGGTAAAAACATCGGAAAGAATTTATGAGGTTGCAAAACTTAAactatcaaatataaataactCTGAATCAtcaattgaaattgaagttttagtaACGCAAACAATAACTTCAGCATCCTTAGCAGTACCTAATGTCAACGTTCAAAATGCATTGCAACAGAAAGGCTTGTTCCTTGCAGATATGTGTAAtagtgaaaatgaaattgaagtgTTAATTGGAGGGGATGTGTTTTGGGGTATAATTTGCGattcaaaagtgttcaaaataaatgaaacattaagtTGCGTACCAACGATGTTTGGGTTAGCTATTCAGGGGGTCCAACAAAATTGCAATTCTCAGCTTCGTAGGAGTTTTGGCTACGGATTGCGTAATTGCAAAGGATGTTCAGGTTCTTTGGGATCTTGATGTTTTAGGTATCACAGATAAGGAAGAATTAACTTTAACAGATAAGCGTATAATAGatagatttcaatcaaatttaaaattcattcaggGTAGATATGAAACACGATTGCTATGGAAATTTTCCCCGATTGAGTTAGGGAATAACTTTTGTAATGCAAAGAAAAGATTTGATGAATTGCAAATAATTCTTCGGAAGGATGAATGGTTGGCTaaagaatataataaaattattgaggAACAAGAACGGCTAGGTATAGTTCAGGAATGTATTAGAACTGAAAACGAATACTTTATGCCACATCGTCCTGTTGTTAGGATTGATAAGGATACGACTAAAGTGAGACTCGTTTTTAATTGTagttcaaaattaaagcaaaatatttcgttaaatGATGCGTTAGAATGTGGTCCAAATTTAAACGCTAACATTCTTGATATTATGTTAAA
This genomic interval carries:
- the LOC129228560 gene encoding uncharacterized protein LOC129228560: MTTTKLIKKIDDFLVKIETCSEDNDTKSSILKEFHEQLLEKEKSLKFVNFDIEAYLPLDEIEKDCTTSEEYSENIVLWKQRIKNKIELLETKTNNSSSVNSSELNVQNVRTVKLPRLNIKPNYGDPTFLGGAAANCIKGFTLSEENYDSAIELLKKRFGNTHTLIQLHMNNLLKIPAVYNSRDLNKLRIFFDKVEVQIRNLKSLGIEIDSYCNLLTPIILDRAPRDLVLEFNRKYSEGYKFQDVLTFLESEIQSRERALLVQLRSESFKSGSENSYKNDRKNGSSNSKSYKNYAATANYVASTKKHCVFCNSPDHEFCDRMCRLKVECKFCKSKFHSYVLCENAKNKPLSNDKVNEQNNSVVTQCNSSALKSNILLLTCSVIASAGKDSNSVEIARVLLDNGSERSWITKSLASCLKLNIVGRERLSVYSFGSVKTSERIYEVAKLKLSNINNSESSIEIEVLVTQTITSASLAVPNVNVQNALQQKGLFLADMCNSENEIEVLIGGDVFWGITDKEELTLTDKRIIDRFQSNLKFIQGRYETRLLWKFSPIELGNNFCNAKKRFDELQIILRKDEWLAKEYNKIIEEQERLGIVQECIRTENEYFMPHRPVVRIDKDTTKVRLVFNCSSKLKQNISLNDALECGPNLNANILDIMLNFRKFKIAFNADIEKAFLMISIAKNDRNYLKFIWASNNSEGYKIMQMNRLPFGCTMSNFVLSATIKTHIKKYEDNRRTTVEMLKSSLYVDDLYFGAESVEEAFQLSSDAVSVLKDGGFNLRKLRSNSVELESLWVDQGLSTSECLENCQLKVLMLNWNTKEDSLSLDVKSLLSNLSSLKNTKRCVLQTAAMIFDPMGFLSPFVVRIRCLMQDIWKIGTDWDDELPENLTLKWRKWYGEIKDLDSITVERYFFLNVSDLRDSVEIHIFSDASLVAYGAVAYFRYSNKKNEVSTSFIMSKVRVAPLKKLTLPRLELLGVLVAAKLCKYLSGLFNNLSDRVILWTDSEICLCWIRGSFREWKQFVANRICLIQDLTSPSMWKFCPGLMNPADKLTKGESLSLLKNDSVWWRGPKWLASPSDEWPLQKQYCTNDAAKVELLKVSVNTVVSSYSPVLKVNDFSNFKKLLRVTAWVLRFISKSRKLSIEKGPLSAIELQEAEEMWIKTVQWEVFREEIQRLQKNQQISKSSKIYSLSPYLDETGVLRVRGRQRRLH